The Saccopteryx leptura isolate mSacLep1 chromosome 2, mSacLep1_pri_phased_curated, whole genome shotgun sequence genome has a window encoding:
- the TM4SF5 gene encoding transmembrane 4 L6 family member 5 encodes MCTGKCARLVGLLLIPLSLVCIVANALLLVPNGKTTWTDKDHLSKQVFFMAGFIGGGLMILCPGIAAVRAGGKGCCGAGCCGNRCRMLRSIFCSAFGVLGAIYCLAVSGSGLRIGPKCLVDRTWLYPFEETSGSYLLNRTQWSLCEEPPNVVYWNVTLFSLLVAASCLELLLCGVQMVNAILGVFCGDCRKESAPH; translated from the exons ATGTGCACAGGAAAGTGTGCCCGCCTTGTGGGGCTCCTCCTCATCCCCCTCTCCCTGGTCTGCATCGTGGCCAACGCCCTCCTGCTGGTGCCCAATGGAAAGACCACTTGGACCGACAAGGACCACCTCAGCAAGCAAGTCTTTTTCATGGCTGGCTTCATCGGCGGGGGCCTGATG ATACTGTGTCCGGGAATTGCAGCTGTTCGGGCAGGGGGCAAGGGCTGTTGCGGTGCAGGCTGCTGTGGAAATCGCTGCAGG ATGCTGCGTTCGATCTTCTGCTCGGCGTTTGGGGTGCTCGGTGCCATCTACTGTCTCGCAGTATCGGGCTCCGGGCTCCGAATTGGACCCAAATGCTTAGTGGACCGCACGTGGCTCTACCCTTTCGAAGAAACCTC AGGCTCTTACTTACTCAACCGTACCCAATGGAGTCTGTGCGAGGAGCCTCCTAATGTGGTCTACTGGAATGTGACACTCTTCTCGCTGCTGGTGGCTGCCTCGTGCCTGGAGCTCCTGCTGTGCGGGGTGCAGATGGTGAACGCGATTCTTGGTGTCTTCTGCGGCGATTGCAGGAAGGAG AGTGCCCCTCACTGA